AGATTATTTACAAATACTTTTAAATAACAAATATCCAAGCATCTCAAAAGGTTTATCATAAAAATTATAAATCAACCCTTTAAAAATATTTGTATACATATATACTTAATTTATATTTTTAATAATTGAGAGGTGATTATGAATAACTGGGAAAAGATGGTTTTTAGTTATAAACTATATTTAGAGGATAATACTTTGGTGGATTCATCAGGTGATGAACCAATAACCCACATTGTTGGAAAGGGCGAGATTATTCCAAAGATTGAAGAAGCTTTACAGGAAATGAACATTGGGGAGAAAAAAACTATATTTTTAGAGCCTAATGAGGGCTATGGAAAATATAATGAAGACAATGTCTTATCATTAGATAAAAATAAATTACAGATAGACAACAATGTTTCTAATGGCCAATATGTTGATATTGTAGATGATAATGAAAATACTTACCGTGGCAAAGTATTGGAAATTGATGAAAATAACATTGTAATAGACTTCAACCACCCTCTTTGTGATAAAAGGGTATATTTTGAATTAGAGCTAGTAGATGCTGAATAGGTTAATGGAAAAAAGGGTTTAGTTCTTTTTCAAAACCAATTGTAGTAGGTCTCTCATGACCTGGATAAACTTTAGTGCTATCTGGTAAAATAAAAAGTTTATTTTTAACTGATGTGATCAAACTATTATAATCTCCCCCTGGTAAATCAGTTCTACCAATTGATAGATAAAATAGTGTATCCCCTGAGATTAAGATGCCTTCTTTTTCATTATAAAAACACATACTGCCTTTGCTATGACCCGGGGTATGTATAGCCCTAAATTCATCGTCTTCTAAGGTAAAAACTTCACCTTCTTTTATTTCCCTTACTTCTTTTGGCATTTCAATATTAGTTATTCCTAAAAAAGCAGCAACAACACTAGCATCTAGAAGATAATGATCGTCCCTATGTAAATAAAAAGGTATATTATATTTATCTTGCAAGGATTTAACTGCGCCAAT
This Deferribacterota bacterium DNA region includes the following protein-coding sequences:
- a CDS encoding FKBP-type peptidyl-prolyl cis-trans isomerase codes for the protein MNNWEKMVFSYKLYLEDNTLVDSSGDEPITHIVGKGEIIPKIEEALQEMNIGEKKTIFLEPNEGYGKYNEDNVLSLDKNKLQIDNNVSNGQYVDIVDDNENTYRGKVLEIDENNIVIDFNHPLCDKRVYFELELVDAE
- a CDS encoding MBL fold metallo-hydrolase, translated to MAIKVLTVGPLLENCIIYSKNEKCIIFDPGDEAHKIISYIEENNLKPQFILNTHGHYDHIGAVKSLQDKYNIPFYLHRDDHYLLDASVVAAFLGITNIEMPKEVREIKEGEVFTLEDDEFRAIHTPGHSKGSMCFYNEKEGILISGDTLFYLSIGRTDLPGGDYNSLITSVKNKLFILPDSTKVYPGHERPTTIGFEKELNPFFH